The following proteins are encoded in a genomic region of Aethina tumida isolate Nest 87 chromosome 8, icAetTumi1.1, whole genome shotgun sequence:
- the LOC126266421 gene encoding uncharacterized protein LOC126266421, which translates to MDLQQINAVTDQNRKPISKLTSLQEGEGHLILGMRIVNGTFGKSVLVELEKTVVFLPNRATHVLEANIEKFEPEKYLLVFTGQQLIGGYSKPFATFQIVTK; encoded by the coding sequence ATGGATTTGCAACAAATCAACGCTGTAACCGATCAGAACAGAAAACCCATATCCAAGCTGACCAGTCTACAGGAAGGAGAAGGTCATTTGATACTCGGGATGAGGATAGTGAATGGCACATTCGGTAAAAGTGTCTTGGTGGAGTTGGAAAAAACTGTAGTGTTTCTGCCGAATCGAGCGACCCATGTACTGGAGGCCAACATCGAGAAGTTTGAACCGGAAAAATACTTGCTTGTATTCACAGGTCAACAACTCATTGGTGGTTACTCCAAACCATTTGCcacatttcaaattgttacgaaataa